From Caballeronia insecticola, a single genomic window includes:
- a CDS encoding pyridoxal phosphate-dependent aminotransferase, with the protein MKLADQTRDQLQSQEPPAVKPILKSNKLQNVCYDIRGPVLEHAKRLEEEGHRIIKLNIGNLAPFGFEAPDEIIQDMIRNLPGSSGYSDSKGVFAARKAIMHYTQQKGVTGVELDDIYIGNGASELIVMAMQALLNDGDEVLLPAPDYPLWTAAVSLSSGTPRHYMCDESNGWMPDLDDIRAKITPNTKALVVINPNNPTGALYSDELLLDLISIAREHGLIIFADEVYDKIIYDGMTHTSMAALSEDVITVTFNSLSKSYRSCGYRAGWMAISGLIEENRRRAKDYLEGLGILASMRLCPNVPGQYAIQTALGGYQSINDLILPGGRLFKQRELAYDMLTAIPGVSCVKPQAALYMFPKLDPKMYPIQDDQQFITDLLLEERVLLVQGTGFNWPTPDHFRVVFLPNVDDLADSINRIARFLDGYRKRHFA; encoded by the coding sequence ATCAAACTAGCCGATCAAACTCGCGACCAACTTCAAAGCCAAGAGCCGCCAGCCGTGAAACCGATTCTCAAATCCAACAAGCTGCAAAACGTCTGCTACGACATTCGCGGGCCCGTGCTCGAACACGCGAAGCGCCTCGAAGAGGAAGGCCATCGCATCATCAAGCTCAATATCGGCAATTTGGCGCCGTTCGGCTTCGAGGCGCCGGACGAGATCATTCAGGACATGATCCGCAATCTGCCGGGCAGTTCGGGCTATTCGGATTCGAAGGGCGTGTTCGCCGCGCGCAAGGCGATCATGCATTACACGCAGCAAAAGGGCGTGACGGGCGTCGAACTGGACGACATCTACATCGGCAACGGCGCGTCGGAACTCATCGTCATGGCGATGCAGGCCTTGCTCAACGACGGCGACGAAGTGCTCCTGCCCGCGCCCGACTATCCGCTCTGGACGGCTGCGGTGAGCCTGTCGTCCGGCACGCCGCGCCATTACATGTGCGACGAGAGCAACGGCTGGATGCCCGATCTCGACGACATCCGCGCGAAGATCACGCCCAACACGAAGGCGCTCGTCGTCATCAACCCGAACAATCCGACCGGCGCGCTGTATTCGGACGAATTGCTGCTCGATCTGATTTCGATCGCGCGCGAGCACGGCTTGATCATTTTCGCGGACGAGGTCTACGACAAGATCATCTACGACGGCATGACGCATACGTCGATGGCCGCGCTCTCCGAAGACGTGATCACCGTCACGTTCAACAGTTTGTCGAAGAGCTATCGTTCGTGCGGTTATCGGGCGGGCTGGATGGCCATTTCCGGTCTGATCGAAGAGAATCGCCGGCGCGCGAAGGATTATCTCGAAGGCCTCGGCATTCTGGCCTCGATGCGCCTGTGCCCGAACGTGCCCGGCCAGTACGCGATCCAGACGGCGCTGGGCGGCTATCAGAGCATCAATGACCTGATCTTGCCGGGCGGACGGCTCTTCAAGCAGCGCGAACTCGCCTACGACATGCTCACGGCCATTCCGGGCGTGAGCTGCGTGAAGCCGCAAGCCGCGCTGTACATGTTCCCGAAGCTCGATCCGAAGATGTACCCGATCCAGGACGACCAGCAGTTCATCACCGACCTGCTGCTCGAGGAGCGCGTGCTGCTCGTGCAGGGTACGGGCTTCAACTGGCCGACGCCGGATCACTTCCGCGTGGTCTTCCTGCCGAACGTCGACGATCTCGCGGATTCGATCAACCGCATCGCGCGCTTCCTCGACGGCTATCGCAAACGGCATTTCGCTTAA
- a CDS encoding homoserine dehydrogenase — protein MEPIKVGLLGFGTVGSGTFTVLRRNQSEIKRRAGRGIEIARVAVRTPAKAEAAANQGIAVTDDFNAVVDDPSIDIVCEMIGGTGLARELVLRAIANGKHVVTANKALLAVHGTEIFEAARAKGVMVAFEAAVAGGIPIIKALREGLTANRIEYIAGIINGTTNYILSEMRDRGLDFATALKAAQELGYAEADPTFDIEGVDAAHKVTIMSAIAFGVPVQFDRAYVEGISKLAAIDIRYAEDLGYRIKLLGIARRTEKGIELRTHPTLIPAKRLLANVEGAMNAVVVHGDAVGTTLYYGKGAGAEPTASAVVADLVDVTRLHTADPEHRVPHLAFQPDSLSNTPILPIEEVTSGYYLRLRVADVTGVLANITRILANKAISIDALLQKESEEVDGANKGETDIILITHETLEKDVNAAIAEIEALSTVVSKVTKLRMEGLN, from the coding sequence ATGGAACCGATCAAAGTAGGACTCTTGGGCTTCGGCACGGTCGGCAGCGGCACCTTCACGGTGCTGCGCCGGAACCAGTCAGAAATCAAACGCCGGGCGGGCCGCGGCATCGAAATCGCGCGCGTCGCGGTGCGCACGCCGGCCAAGGCCGAAGCGGCCGCGAACCAGGGCATCGCGGTGACGGACGACTTCAACGCGGTCGTCGACGATCCTTCCATCGATATCGTCTGCGAAATGATCGGCGGCACGGGTCTCGCGCGCGAACTCGTGCTGCGCGCGATCGCGAACGGCAAGCACGTCGTGACGGCCAACAAGGCGCTGCTCGCCGTGCACGGCACGGAGATTTTCGAAGCCGCCCGCGCGAAAGGCGTGATGGTCGCGTTCGAGGCGGCGGTGGCGGGCGGCATTCCGATCATCAAGGCGCTGCGCGAAGGGCTGACCGCGAATCGCATTGAATACATCGCGGGCATCATCAACGGCACGACGAACTACATTCTCTCGGAGATGCGCGACCGCGGCCTCGACTTCGCGACGGCGCTCAAAGCCGCGCAGGAGCTGGGCTACGCTGAAGCCGACCCGACCTTCGACATCGAAGGCGTGGACGCCGCGCACAAGGTCACGATCATGAGCGCGATCGCGTTCGGCGTGCCGGTGCAGTTCGACCGCGCGTACGTGGAAGGCATCAGCAAGCTCGCGGCCATCGATATCCGCTACGCGGAGGATCTCGGCTATCGCATCAAGCTCCTGGGCATCGCGCGGCGCACGGAGAAGGGCATCGAGTTGCGCACGCATCCGACGCTGATTCCCGCGAAACGCCTGCTCGCGAACGTCGAAGGCGCGATGAACGCGGTCGTCGTGCACGGCGACGCGGTCGGCACCACGCTGTACTACGGCAAGGGCGCGGGCGCGGAGCCTACCGCTTCCGCCGTGGTCGCCGATCTCGTCGACGTGACGCGCCTGCACACGGCCGACCCGGAGCATCGCGTGCCGCATCTGGCGTTTCAGCCGGACAGCCTGTCGAACACGCCGATCCTGCCGATCGAGGAAGTGACGAGCGGCTACTACCTGCGCCTGCGCGTCGCTGACGTGACGGGCGTGCTCGCGAACATCACGCGCATTCTCGCCAACAAGGCCATTTCCATCGATGCCTTGCTGCAGAAAGAGTCGGAGGAAGTCGATGGCGCCAACAAGGGCGAAACGGACATCATCCTCATCACACACGAGACGCTGGAAAAGGACGTGAACGCGGCGATCGCCGAGATCGAGGCGCTGTCCACGGTGGTCTCGAAGGTGACGAAGCTGCGCATGGAAGGTCTCAATTAA
- the thrC gene encoding threonine synthase — MNYISTRGAGSNERHTFFDILLGGLAKDGGLYLPADYPRVSADELARWRTLSYADLAFEVLSKFSDDIPAEDLRSLTRKTYTAQVYSNVRHEESAVQITPLKTLGEENGTTISLLELSNGPTLAFKDMAMQLLGNLFEYALAKHGETLNILGATSGDTGSAAEYAMRGKAGVRVFMLSPHKKMSAFQTAQMFSLQDPNIFNLAVEGNFDNCQDIVKAVSNDHAFKAAHKIGTVNSINWARVVAQVVYYFKGYFAATQSNDERVSFTVPSGNFGNVCAGHIARMMGLPIDQLVVATNENDVLDEFFKTGVYRVRGAAETYHTTSPSMDISKASNFERFVYDLLGRDPARVLQLFRDVEEKGGFDLAASGDYARVKEFGFVSGKSDHDDRVNTIRDVFERYHTMIDTHTADGVKVARENLKPGVPMIVLETAQPIKFGETIREALHREPERPAAFVGLEKLPQRFDVVPADTAVVKAFIAERT; from the coding sequence ATGAACTACATCTCGACGCGCGGCGCCGGCTCGAACGAGCGCCACACGTTTTTCGACATTCTTCTGGGCGGGCTGGCCAAAGACGGCGGCCTGTATCTGCCGGCGGACTATCCGCGCGTATCGGCCGATGAACTCGCGCGCTGGCGCACGCTGTCGTACGCGGATCTCGCATTCGAAGTGCTGTCCAAGTTCAGCGACGACATCCCGGCCGAAGACCTGCGCTCGCTCACGCGCAAGACCTACACCGCGCAGGTGTACAGCAACGTGCGCCACGAAGAGAGCGCCGTGCAGATCACGCCATTGAAGACGCTCGGCGAAGAGAACGGCACGACGATCTCGCTGCTGGAACTCTCGAACGGCCCGACGCTCGCCTTCAAGGACATGGCGATGCAACTGCTCGGCAATCTGTTCGAGTACGCGCTGGCGAAGCACGGCGAGACGCTGAACATTCTCGGTGCCACTTCCGGCGACACCGGCAGTGCCGCCGAGTACGCAATGCGCGGCAAGGCCGGCGTGCGCGTGTTCATGCTGTCGCCGCACAAGAAGATGAGCGCGTTCCAGACCGCGCAGATGTTCTCGCTGCAGGACCCGAACATCTTCAATCTGGCGGTCGAGGGCAACTTCGACAACTGCCAGGACATCGTGAAGGCGGTATCGAACGATCACGCGTTCAAGGCTGCGCACAAGATCGGCACGGTCAATTCGATCAACTGGGCGCGCGTGGTGGCGCAGGTCGTGTACTACTTCAAGGGCTATTTCGCTGCGACGCAAAGCAACGACGAACGCGTGTCGTTTACCGTGCCGTCCGGCAACTTCGGCAACGTGTGCGCGGGGCATATCGCGCGCATGATGGGCTTGCCGATCGATCAGCTCGTCGTCGCGACGAACGAGAACGACGTGCTCGACGAGTTCTTCAAGACCGGCGTGTATCGCGTGCGCGGTGCGGCGGAGACGTATCACACCACGTCGCCGAGCATGGATATTTCGAAGGCATCGAATTTCGAGCGCTTCGTGTACGACCTGCTCGGCCGCGATCCGGCGCGCGTGCTGCAACTGTTCCGCGATGTAGAGGAGAAGGGCGGTTTCGATCTGGCGGCGAGCGGCGATTACGCGCGCGTGAAGGAGTTCGGTTTCGTGTCGGGCAAGAGCGATCACGACGACCGCGTGAACACCATCCGCGACGTGTTCGAGCGTTATCACACGATGATCGACACTCACACGGCGGACGGCGTGAAGGTCGCGCGCGAAAACCTGAAACCCGGCGTGCCGATGATCGTTCTCGAAACCGCGCAGCCGATCAAGTTCGGCGAGACGATCCGCGAGGCGCTCCATCGGGAACCGGAACGTCCGGCGGCCTTTGTCGGACTGGAAAAGTTGCCGCAGCGATTCGACGTCGTGCCGGCGGACACCGCCGTGGTCAAGGCCTTCATCGCCGAGCGCACGTAG
- a CDS encoding ABC-F family ATPase, protein MLSTANITMQFGPKPLFENISVKFGEGNRYGLIGANGCGKSTFMKILGGDLEPSSGNVMLEPNVRLGKLRQDQFAYEDMRVLDVVMMGHTEMWAAMTERDAIYANPDATDDDYMRAADLEAKFAEYDGYTAEARAGELLLGIGIDINDHNGPMSNVAPGWKLRVLLAQALFSKPDVLLLDEPTNNLDINSIRWLENVLNEYNSTMIIISHDRHFLNQVCTHMADMDYGTLKVWPGNYDDYMLASTQARERQQAANQKAKERVADLQDFVRRFSANKSKARQATSRLKMIDKIKIEEFKPSSRQNPFIRFEYEKKLHNIAVVAEGITKKYDRTIFQNFSLSVQPGERIAIIGENGAGKTTLLKSLKGALDLDGGRVKWAENANIGYMPQDTYEEFPKDETLTEWIDQYRKEGDDEQMMRGTLGRLLFNADDIKKNVKVLSGGEKGRMIWGKLMLGRHNVLLMDEPTNHMDMESIESLQIALDKFEGTLIFVSHDREFVSGLADRIIEVKTDGTLRDFGGNYEDFLSSQGIQ, encoded by the coding sequence GTGCTGTCTACCGCCAATATCACCATGCAATTCGGGCCCAAGCCCCTTTTCGAGAACATCTCGGTCAAGTTCGGCGAAGGAAACCGCTATGGACTGATCGGCGCGAACGGCTGCGGCAAGTCGACCTTCATGAAGATCCTGGGCGGCGACCTCGAGCCCAGCTCGGGCAACGTGATGCTCGAGCCGAACGTGCGTCTCGGCAAATTGCGTCAGGACCAGTTCGCGTACGAAGACATGCGCGTGCTCGACGTGGTCATGATGGGCCACACGGAAATGTGGGCCGCGATGACCGAGCGCGACGCGATCTACGCCAACCCCGACGCCACCGACGACGACTACATGCGCGCCGCGGATCTCGAAGCGAAGTTCGCCGAATACGACGGCTACACGGCCGAAGCGCGCGCGGGCGAACTGCTGCTGGGCATCGGCATCGACATCAACGACCACAACGGTCCGATGAGCAACGTCGCGCCCGGCTGGAAGCTGCGCGTGCTGCTCGCGCAGGCGCTGTTCTCGAAGCCCGACGTGCTCCTGCTCGACGAGCCGACCAACAACCTCGACATCAACTCGATCCGTTGGCTCGAAAACGTGCTGAACGAGTACAACTCGACGATGATCATCATCTCGCACGATCGACACTTCCTGAACCAGGTCTGCACGCACATGGCGGACATGGACTACGGCACGCTGAAGGTGTGGCCGGGCAACTACGACGACTACATGCTGGCGTCCACGCAGGCGCGCGAGCGTCAGCAGGCCGCCAACCAGAAGGCCAAGGAGCGCGTGGCCGACCTGCAGGACTTCGTGCGCCGCTTCTCGGCCAACAAGTCGAAGGCGCGTCAGGCGACCAGCCGTCTCAAGATGATCGACAAGATCAAGATCGAGGAATTCAAGCCGTCGTCGCGGCAGAATCCGTTTATCCGCTTCGAGTACGAAAAGAAGCTGCATAACATCGCCGTGGTCGCGGAAGGCATCACGAAGAAGTACGACCGCACGATCTTCCAGAACTTCAGTCTGAGCGTGCAGCCGGGCGAGCGCATTGCGATCATCGGCGAGAACGGCGCGGGCAAGACGACGCTGCTCAAATCGCTCAAGGGCGCGCTCGATCTCGACGGCGGCCGTGTGAAGTGGGCGGAAAATGCCAACATCGGCTACATGCCGCAGGACACGTACGAAGAGTTTCCGAAGGACGAAACGCTGACCGAGTGGATCGATCAATACCGCAAGGAAGGCGACGACGAGCAAATGATGCGCGGCACGCTCGGCCGCCTGCTGTTCAATGCCGACGACATCAAGAAGAACGTGAAGGTGCTGTCCGGCGGCGAGAAGGGCCGCATGATCTGGGGCAAGCTGATGCTCGGCCGCCACAACGTTTTGCTGATGGACGAGCCGACCAATCACATGGACATGGAATCGATCGAATCGCTGCAGATCGCGCTCGACAAGTTCGAAGGCACGCTGATTTTCGTGTCGCACGATCG